From the genome of Blautia pseudococcoides, one region includes:
- the gatA gene encoding Asp-tRNA(Asn)/Glu-tRNA(Gln) amidotransferase subunit GatA: MEIKEMTALTLGRAIKSREAGVREAVKASLDQIGKVDSTLHAFLETDEKKIYDRVKEVESGIKTGKYTGPLAGVPVAVKDNICTRDRKTTCASRILENFVPPYDAEAVRRMEDAGMIVIGKTNMDEFAMGSTSETSAYGITRNPWDTDKVPGGSSGGSCAAVAADEVFAALGSDTGGSIRQPAAYCGVVGIKPTYGTVSRYGLIAYASSLDQIGPVGKDVSDCAALLETVAGYDPKDSTSVMRKDLQFTGYLKKDLRGMKIGIPREYLAEGLEKDVKRALVDAVHLMTRNGAIVEFFSLGLVDYVIPAYYIIASAEASSNLARFDGVKYGYRTEVFEGLHHMYKRTRAEGFGEEVKRRILLGSFVLSSGYYDAYYLKALKVKAMIKKAFDQAFVKYDMLLAPAAPSTAPKVGSSLSEPLNMYLSDIYTAGVNLAGLPAISVPCGRDSSGMPVGLQFIGDCFQEKKIIQAAYAYEQIRGEFPKAHGKGVK, translated from the coding sequence ATGGAGATCAAAGAAATGACAGCCCTCACTCTGGGCCGGGCCATTAAGAGCAGAGAGGCAGGCGTCAGGGAAGCGGTGAAAGCATCTCTGGACCAGATCGGAAAGGTGGACAGCACACTCCACGCCTTTCTGGAGACAGATGAAAAGAAAATATATGACAGGGTGAAAGAGGTAGAGAGCGGTATAAAAACAGGAAAATATACAGGCCCTCTCGCCGGTGTTCCTGTGGCGGTAAAAGACAATATTTGTACCAGGGACAGAAAGACCACCTGCGCGTCCAGGATTCTGGAAAATTTTGTTCCGCCATACGATGCGGAGGCTGTACGCAGAATGGAAGATGCGGGAATGATCGTCATTGGCAAAACCAACATGGATGAATTTGCCATGGGCAGCACCTCAGAGACCTCAGCCTATGGCATTACCAGAAATCCCTGGGATACAGACAAAGTGCCGGGCGGTTCGTCAGGAGGCTCCTGCGCGGCGGTGGCAGCGGATGAAGTGTTCGCCGCATTAGGAAGTGATACAGGCGGTTCTATCCGTCAGCCGGCCGCTTACTGCGGTGTGGTGGGAATAAAGCCCACCTACGGAACCGTATCCAGATATGGCCTTATAGCATATGCCTCATCCCTGGACCAGATTGGACCGGTGGGAAAGGATGTGTCCGACTGTGCGGCACTGCTGGAGACTGTGGCAGGGTATGACCCAAAAGACAGCACTTCCGTGATGCGGAAGGATCTGCAGTTTACCGGATATTTGAAAAAGGATTTGCGTGGAATGAAGATTGGGATTCCCAGGGAATATCTGGCGGAAGGTCTGGAGAAGGATGTGAAGAGGGCGCTTGTGGATGCGGTGCACCTGATGACAAGAAACGGTGCCATTGTGGAATTCTTCTCCCTGGGCCTGGTGGATTATGTGATCCCTGCTTATTATATTATCGCCTCAGCGGAGGCAAGCTCCAACCTGGCCCGTTTCGATGGCGTAAAATATGGTTACAGGACAGAGGTGTTTGAGGGACTTCACCACATGTATAAAAGAACCAGGGCTGAGGGCTTCGGGGAAGAGGTGAAGCGCCGGATCCTGCTTGGTTCTTTTGTGCTGAGTTCCGGCTACTATGATGCGTATTACCTGAAAGCCCTGAAAGTAAAGGCAATGATAAAGAAAGCGTTTGACCAGGCTTTTGTTAAGTATGATATGCTGCTTGCGCCTGCGGCTCCTTCTACCGCGCCAAAGGTTGGGAGCAGCCTTTCGGAACCGCTGAACATGTATCTGAGTGACATTTATACAGCAGGGGTTAATCTGGCAGGCCTTCCTGCCATAAGTGTTCCCTGCGGCAGGGACAGCAGTGGCATGCCTGTGGGACTGCAGTTTATCGGGGATTGTTTTCAGGAGAAAAAAATCATACAGGCCGCATATGCCTATGAACAGATCAGGGGAGAGTTTCCCAAAGCACACGGAAAGGGGGTAAAATAA
- the gatB gene encoding Asp-tRNA(Asn)/Glu-tRNA(Gln) amidotransferase subunit GatB → MGKQYETVIGLEVHVELATAAKIFCGCSAKFGGAPNTHTCPVCTGMPGSLPVLNKQVVEYALALGLAANCRVNRTCKFDRKNYFYPDNPQNYQISQLYLPICYGGFLEIETASVKKKIRIHEMHMEEDAGKLIHDAWEDCSLVDYNRSGVPLVEIVSEPDMRSSEEVIAYLEKLRLICQYLGVSDCKLQEGSMRADVNLSVREAGSSELGTRTEMKNLNSFKAIARAIEGERERQIELLEEGKCVQQETRRWDDNKEYSYAMRSKEDAKDYRYFPDPDLPPVVISEAWTKRIKERQPELQEEKAGRYEKELGLSAYDAWLLTQSRYLADLFEQTVSLLEEKKIAGGPKKAANWFIGETLRLLKDRGMETEEIRFTPGHLAGLIAVCEKGEVNNRTAKKVFEIMFDKDIDPVSYIEENGLKSVTDTGALERVVDKVLAGNPKTVEEYQTGKTKVLGFLVGQVMKEMKGKADPQTVNRLLSEKL, encoded by the coding sequence ATGGGAAAGCAATATGAGACAGTCATTGGCCTGGAGGTGCATGTGGAGCTTGCTACGGCTGCAAAAATATTCTGCGGGTGCTCTGCAAAATTCGGTGGGGCGCCCAATACCCATACTTGTCCGGTATGTACCGGAATGCCCGGGTCCCTGCCTGTCCTGAACAAACAGGTGGTAGAGTATGCCCTGGCCCTTGGGCTGGCTGCCAACTGCCGGGTAAACCGCACCTGTAAATTCGACCGTAAGAATTATTTTTACCCGGACAATCCACAGAACTACCAGATCTCCCAGTTATATCTCCCCATCTGTTACGGCGGATTTCTGGAAATTGAGACGGCATCCGTGAAGAAAAAGATCAGGATCCATGAGATGCACATGGAGGAGGATGCCGGAAAGCTGATCCATGATGCCTGGGAAGACTGTTCCCTTGTGGACTACAACAGAAGCGGTGTACCGTTGGTGGAGATCGTATCTGAACCGGATATGAGGAGTTCTGAGGAGGTTATTGCTTATCTGGAAAAACTGCGCTTGATCTGCCAGTACCTTGGTGTCTCGGACTGTAAACTTCAGGAGGGATCTATGCGGGCGGATGTGAATCTGTCTGTGCGGGAGGCCGGGAGCAGTGAACTGGGCACCAGAACGGAGATGAAGAACTTAAACTCCTTTAAGGCCATTGCCAGAGCTATTGAAGGGGAGCGTGAACGCCAGATTGAGCTTTTGGAAGAGGGGAAATGCGTGCAGCAGGAGACAAGAAGATGGGATGACAATAAGGAATATTCTTATGCTATGCGTTCAAAAGAGGATGCCAAGGATTACAGGTATTTTCCTGACCCTGATCTGCCTCCTGTTGTGATCAGTGAGGCGTGGACAAAACGGATAAAAGAGCGGCAGCCCGAGCTTCAGGAGGAAAAGGCAGGGCGCTATGAGAAAGAATTGGGTTTGTCTGCCTATGACGCCTGGCTTTTAACACAGTCCAGATACCTGGCAGATTTGTTTGAACAGACAGTCAGCCTTCTGGAAGAGAAAAAGATTGCCGGCGGGCCTAAAAAGGCAGCCAATTGGTTTATCGGTGAGACCCTGAGGCTATTAAAAGACAGAGGAATGGAAACAGAAGAGATCCGCTTCACACCCGGGCATCTGGCGGGCCTGATCGCAGTCTGTGAAAAGGGGGAGGTGAACAACCGGACGGCAAAAAAGGTGTTTGAGATCATGTTTGACAAAGATATAGACCCGGTTTCTTATATAGAAGAAAACGGTCTGAAGTCTGTCACAGACACAGGCGCGCTGGAGCGTGTGGTGGATAAAGTGCTGGCCGGGAATCCCAAGACAGTGGAGGAATACCAAACCGGGAAAACAAAGGTTCTAGGTTTTCTTGTAGGCCAGGTTATGAAAGAGATGAAAGGAAAGGCAGACCCACAGACGGTGAACCGGCTTTTGAGTGAAAAACTGTGA
- the ftsH gene encoding ATP-dependent zinc metalloprotease FtsH codes for MEVKDKKPKKPIMFYYAIVIVVLILLNTLLVPSIAERSIKEVRYDEFLNDLDGGKIDEVKLDDDTIYYTVKDGDKTQVYKTGRINDLQEVERLDKADVKFAKEIPTRQSPILTFLLSWIIPIAIFLFIGNWLSKKMMSGMGGGAGAMSFGKSNAKVYVKSTNGIMFSDVAGEDEAKDLLTEIVDYLHNPERYREIGASMPKGALLVGPPGTGKTLLAKAVAGEANVPFFSISGSEFVEMFVGMGAAKVRDLFKQANEKAPCIVFIDEIDTIGKKRDGNISGNDEREQTLNQLLTEMDGFDGSKGVVILAATNRPDSLDAALLRPGRFDRRIPVELPDLQGREEILKVHAKKIKISDNVDFREIAKAASGASGAELANIVNEAALRAVRDRRKFATQADMEESIEVVIAGYQKKNRVLSEKEKLIVSYHEIGHALVAAMQTDSAPVHKITIIPRTSGALGYTMQVEDGEHFLMSKEELENKIATFTGGRAAEELIFHSVTTGASNDIEQATKLARGMITRFGMSDEFDMVAMENVTNQYLGGDTSLACSFETQTLIDKRVVELVREQHEKAYKILQENMGKLHELAKHLFENETITGEEFMRILHTPLPQIEENREPQAAE; via the coding sequence ATGGAAGTGAAAGACAAAAAACCTAAAAAACCAATTATGTTCTACTATGCCATTGTCATAGTCGTTCTGATTCTGCTGAATACCCTGCTTGTGCCCTCGATCGCGGAGCGGAGTATCAAGGAAGTCAGATATGATGAATTTTTAAATGATTTGGACGGCGGCAAGATAGATGAGGTAAAACTGGATGATGACACCATTTATTATACCGTGAAAGACGGCGATAAGACACAGGTTTACAAGACGGGAAGAATTAATGATCTGCAGGAGGTTGAACGGCTGGATAAAGCGGATGTGAAATTCGCCAAGGAGATTCCCACAAGGCAGTCCCCAATCCTCACCTTCCTGCTGTCCTGGATCATCCCCATTGCTATTTTCTTATTCATCGGTAACTGGCTGAGTAAGAAGATGATGTCAGGCATGGGCGGGGGAGCCGGGGCCATGAGTTTTGGAAAGAGCAATGCCAAGGTCTATGTAAAATCTACCAATGGCATTATGTTCTCAGACGTAGCCGGGGAGGACGAGGCAAAGGATCTGCTGACAGAGATCGTGGACTATCTCCATAACCCTGAAAGGTACCGGGAAATCGGTGCATCCATGCCGAAAGGCGCCCTTCTGGTAGGCCCTCCGGGAACAGGTAAGACGCTTCTGGCAAAAGCCGTGGCAGGCGAGGCCAACGTTCCCTTTTTCTCCATATCGGGCTCTGAATTTGTGGAGATGTTCGTTGGTATGGGTGCTGCCAAAGTACGTGATCTGTTTAAGCAGGCCAATGAAAAAGCACCCTGTATCGTATTTATTGATGAGATTGATACCATTGGTAAGAAGCGTGACGGCAACATCAGCGGCAACGATGAGCGTGAGCAGACACTGAACCAGCTTCTGACCGAGATGGACGGATTTGACGGTTCCAAAGGTGTCGTGATCCTGGCGGCAACGAACCGTCCCGATTCCCTGGATGCGGCTCTGCTCCGTCCGGGTCGTTTTGACAGGCGTATCCCTGTGGAACTTCCTGATCTGCAGGGGCGTGAGGAGATCCTGAAAGTCCATGCCAAAAAAATCAAAATATCCGACAACGTGGATTTCCGTGAAATTGCCAAGGCTGCATCCGGCGCATCGGGAGCGGAACTGGCTAATATTGTAAATGAAGCGGCATTGAGGGCTGTTCGTGACAGAAGAAAGTTTGCCACACAGGCAGATATGGAGGAGAGCATTGAGGTGGTCATTGCAGGATACCAGAAGAAGAACCGTGTGCTTTCCGAGAAAGAGAAACTGATCGTTTCCTACCATGAGATTGGCCATGCGCTGGTAGCTGCCATGCAGACAGATTCCGCACCTGTCCATAAGATCACCATCATACCCAGAACTTCGGGAGCCTTGGGATACACTATGCAGGTGGAGGATGGGGAACATTTCCTTATGTCAAAAGAGGAACTGGAAAATAAGATCGCTACGTTTACAGGCGGGCGTGCGGCGGAGGAATTGATTTTCCATTCCGTTACAACGGGTGCGTCCAATGATATCGAGCAGGCGACCAAATTGGCAAGAGGCATGATCACCCGGTTTGGTATGAGCGACGAGTTTGATATGGTAGCCATGGAAAATGTGACAAACCAGTATCTTGGTGGTGATACCTCCCTGGCATGTTCCTTTGAAACCCAGACCCTCATTGATAAAAGGGTGGTGGAACTGGTGAGAGAACAGCATGAGAAGGCATATAAGATCCTGCAGGAGAATATGGGAAAACTGCATGAGCTGGCAAAACACCTGTTTGAGAATGAGACCATAACAGGAGAAGAGTTTATGAGGATCCTCCATACCCCGCTTCCTCAAATAGAGGAAAACCGGGAACCACAGGCAGCAGAATAA
- the gatC gene encoding Asp-tRNA(Asn)/Glu-tRNA(Gln) amidotransferase subunit GatC: MAKQIIDDTVMENVEILAKLALKPQEREAAREKMQEMLDYVDKLNELDTEGIQPLSHTFPVENVFREDIVTNGNDREAMIKNAPRSKDGQYQVPKTVQ, from the coding sequence ATGGCAAAACAGATCATAGATGATACCGTTATGGAAAATGTGGAAATTTTGGCAAAACTGGCCCTCAAACCCCAGGAGCGGGAAGCCGCCAGGGAAAAAATGCAGGAGATGCTGGATTATGTAGATAAATTAAATGAGCTGGACACAGAGGGAATCCAACCGCTTTCCCACACCTTTCCGGTGGAAAATGTTTTCCGGGAGGATATTGTAACAAACGGGAACGACCGTGAGGCCATGATAAAAAATGCGCCCAGGAGCAAGGACGGCCAGTACCAGGTACCGAAAACAGTGCAGTGA